Proteins encoded together in one Micromonospora auratinigra window:
- a CDS encoding beta-ketoacyl-[acyl-carrier-protein] synthase family protein: MSGRVRVVVTGMGLKTPAGTSVKHFADVLAEGRSTAAPVPELVEAELPVTFACLVPDFDAEPYLSVRELRQYDRAAFLAVAAATDAVAEAQLLPLAAPERVGVAVGVGAGGLTPAERVVREYGDRPARVPAFTVPRTMANAAAARISLRLGARGSALTYVTACASGSTAIGEAMRKIRSGELDVVVAGGTEASVSPVVVSSFARMGAMSRRSGDPAAASRPFDAARDGFVMGEGAAFLVLERHEHARARGVPILGEVLGYGTNSDAYHVVAPRPDGAAAAECIRRALADAGLAPADVGHVNAHGTSTVQNDQAETLALLACFGDRPPPVTASKGVIGHLVGAAGAVEAVAALVAAGSGTVPPVANFTGGDEVTGRLDVVAGRPRQIPPGPALSNSFGFGGHNVSLVVAPC, encoded by the coding sequence GTGAGCGGCCGGGTGCGGGTGGTGGTCACCGGGATGGGGCTGAAGACCCCGGCCGGCACCAGCGTCAAGCACTTCGCCGACGTGCTGGCCGAGGGACGCTCGACCGCCGCCCCGGTGCCCGAGCTGGTCGAGGCGGAGCTGCCGGTCACCTTCGCCTGCCTGGTGCCCGACTTCGACGCCGAGCCGTACCTGAGCGTGCGGGAGCTGCGGCAGTACGACCGGGCGGCGTTCCTGGCGGTCGCCGCCGCCACCGACGCGGTGGCCGAGGCGCAGCTGCTGCCGCTGGCCGCCCCGGAGCGGGTCGGCGTGGCGGTGGGCGTCGGCGCGGGTGGGCTCACCCCCGCCGAGCGAGTGGTCCGCGAGTACGGCGACCGCCCGGCCCGGGTGCCCGCGTTCACCGTGCCCCGCACCATGGCCAACGCGGCGGCCGCCCGGATCAGCCTGCGCCTCGGCGCCCGGGGCTCCGCGCTGACCTACGTGACCGCCTGCGCCAGCGGGTCCACCGCCATCGGTGAGGCGATGCGGAAGATCCGCTCCGGTGAGCTGGACGTGGTGGTGGCCGGCGGCACCGAGGCGTCGGTCTCCCCGGTGGTCGTCTCCTCGTTCGCGCGGATGGGGGCGATGTCGCGGCGTAGCGGTGACCCGGCCGCGGCGTCGCGGCCGTTCGACGCCGCCCGCGACGGCTTCGTGATGGGCGAGGGCGCCGCCTTCCTGGTGCTGGAGCGGCACGAGCACGCCCGGGCCCGGGGGGTGCCGATCCTCGGCGAGGTGCTCGGCTACGGCACCAACTCCGACGCGTACCACGTGGTGGCGCCCCGCCCGGACGGCGCGGCGGCGGCCGAGTGCATCCGGCGGGCGCTCGCCGACGCCGGTCTCGCCCCCGCCGACGTGGGTCACGTCAATGCCCACGGCACCTCCACGGTGCAGAACGACCAGGCCGAGACGCTGGCCCTGCTGGCCTGCTTCGGCGACCGGCCGCCGCCGGTCACCGCCAGCAAGGGCGTGATCGGTCACCTGGTCGGCGCGGCCGGCGCGGTGGAGGCGGTCGCCGCGCTGGTCGCCGCCGGCAGCGGGACGGTGCCACCGGTGGCGAACTTCACCGGCGGGGACGAGGTGACCGGGCGGCTCGACGTGGTCGCCGGCCGGCCCCGGCAGATCCCGCCCGGCCCGGCGCTGAGCAACTCGTTCGGCTTCGGCGGGCACAACGTGTCACTGGTCGTCGCGCCGTGCTGA
- a CDS encoding acyl carrier protein, with protein sequence MQRAELAEVVLAKVAQVLGVTVDEIDESTDLRGEYDVDSLELMEIGTRLENALGIRIGADALLEMRDIGHAVDLLHERAADREHA encoded by the coding sequence GTGCAGCGAGCTGAGTTGGCCGAGGTGGTGCTGGCGAAGGTCGCCCAGGTGCTCGGGGTGACCGTCGACGAGATCGACGAGAGCACCGACCTGCGCGGCGAGTACGACGTGGACAGCCTCGAACTGATGGAGATCGGCACCCGGCTGGAGAACGCCCTCGGCATCCGGATCGGGGCGGACGCGCTGCTGGAGATGCGCGACATCGGCCACGCCGTCGACCTGCTGCACGAGCGGGCCGCCGACCGGGAGCACGCGTGA